The Streptomyces sp. NBC_00224 genome has a window encoding:
- a CDS encoding alpha/beta hydrolase, producing the protein MRRTAVLGSAGTLIAGTLIAGAIAAPTATAESRHHGTSEARGVQLAAERAAKKGIDWTDCPADWGFAKPIQCGYVSVPLDYAHPYGQQIKLAVDRIASTGTPAERQGALIYNPGGPGASGMRFPTRVTGKNPLWVNTSKAYDFVGFDPRGVGHSTPISCVDPQEFVKAPKADPVPSSEADKRAQRKLAAEYADGCAERSGWMLPFMTTPNTARDLDVIRAALGEKKLNYLGVSYGTYLGAVYGTLFPSHVRRMLVDSVVDPARDNIWYQANLNQDVAFQGRWSDWEKWVAQNDATYHLGDTAAKVEQQWVKLRAEAKKSPLGGVVGPAELIAYFQNAPYYDSSWASTAKTWSKYVAGDTKALVDAAAPDMSDTKGNISSENGNAVYTAVECADAKWPTSWKKWDRDNTRLNKDNPFMTWANAWMNLPCATWQTRQQTPVEVKTGKGLPPVLIVQSTRDAATPYEGAVSLHQRFKGSRLITEKDAGSHGVTGLVNPCINTRVEAYLLSGKVDSADVTCAPHATPKP; encoded by the coding sequence TTGAGACGCACCGCAGTGCTCGGCTCGGCCGGCACTCTGATCGCGGGCACGCTCATAGCGGGCGCGATCGCGGCACCGACGGCCACCGCCGAAAGCCGCCACCACGGCACGTCCGAGGCGCGCGGCGTGCAGCTCGCCGCCGAGCGGGCCGCCAAGAAGGGCATCGACTGGACCGACTGCCCGGCCGACTGGGGCTTCGCCAAGCCGATCCAGTGCGGTTACGTCAGCGTTCCGCTCGACTACGCCCACCCGTACGGCCAGCAGATCAAGCTCGCCGTGGACCGCATCGCCTCGACCGGTACCCCGGCCGAGCGCCAGGGCGCCCTCATCTACAACCCGGGCGGCCCCGGTGCCTCCGGCATGCGCTTCCCGACCCGGGTGACCGGCAAGAACCCCCTGTGGGTCAACACCTCCAAGGCGTACGACTTCGTGGGCTTCGACCCGCGCGGCGTGGGCCACTCGACGCCGATCTCCTGTGTCGACCCGCAGGAGTTCGTCAAGGCGCCGAAGGCCGACCCGGTGCCGTCCAGCGAGGCCGACAAGCGCGCCCAGCGCAAGCTCGCCGCCGAGTACGCGGACGGGTGCGCCGAGCGCAGCGGCTGGATGCTGCCGTTCATGACCACTCCGAACACCGCCCGCGACCTGGACGTCATCCGCGCCGCGCTCGGTGAGAAGAAGCTCAACTACCTGGGCGTCTCCTACGGCACCTACCTGGGCGCGGTCTACGGCACGCTCTTCCCGTCGCACGTGCGCCGCATGCTGGTGGACAGCGTCGTCGACCCGGCGCGCGACAACATCTGGTACCAGGCCAACCTGAACCAGGACGTCGCCTTCCAGGGGCGCTGGAGCGACTGGGAGAAGTGGGTCGCCCAGAACGACGCCACCTACCACCTCGGCGACACGGCGGCCAAGGTCGAGCAGCAGTGGGTGAAGCTGCGCGCCGAGGCCAAGAAGAGCCCCCTCGGCGGCGTGGTCGGCCCGGCCGAGCTCATCGCGTACTTCCAGAACGCCCCGTACTACGACTCGTCCTGGGCGTCCACCGCCAAGACGTGGAGCAAGTACGTGGCGGGCGACACCAAGGCGCTGGTCGACGCGGCCGCTCCCGACATGTCGGACACCAAGGGCAACATCAGCTCCGAGAACGGCAACGCGGTCTACACCGCCGTCGAGTGCGCGGACGCCAAGTGGCCCACCAGCTGGAAGAAGTGGGACCGGGACAACACCCGGCTCAACAAGGACAACCCGTTCATGACCTGGGCGAACGCCTGGATGAACCTGCCGTGTGCCACCTGGCAGACGCGGCAGCAGACCCCGGTCGAGGTCAAGACGGGCAAGGGCCTGCCGCCGGTGCTGATCGTCCAGAGCACCCGGGACGCGGCCACGCCGTACGAGGGCGCCGTCTCGCTGCACCAGCGCTTCAAGGGCTCGCGCCTGATCACCGAGAAGGACGCGGGTTCGCACGGTGTGACCGGTCTGGTCAACCCGTGCATCAACACCCGCGTGGAGGCCTACCTCCTCTCCGGCAAGGTCGACAGCGCCGATGTGACGTGCGCCCCGCACGCCACGCCGAAGCCGTAA
- a CDS encoding urease accessory protein UreD, with product MDGLTLGAGVRATARIVATPEGLPVLAGEGPLALRRTRATGGRHRVTVVGAMSAPLGGDRIAVEAEVRGGARLTVDSAAATIALPGRTGEPAHYDVRLGVGPGGELHWLPEQLISARGSDLRMRTHVELAADARLVLREEQILGRHGEEPGTLATRLTVHRAGRPLLDQALAYGPGAPGGWNGSAVLGGHRAVGQLLVVDPELAEKPVRARMLGESAVLTPLAGPAFLVTALAPDARLLRRVLDEVHTAQRDSASRLSVR from the coding sequence ATGGACGGGCTGACCCTCGGCGCGGGGGTGCGCGCCACCGCCCGGATCGTCGCCACCCCCGAGGGCCTGCCCGTCCTGGCGGGCGAGGGCCCGCTGGCGCTGCGCCGCACCCGGGCCACCGGCGGGCGCCACCGGGTCACCGTCGTCGGGGCGATGAGCGCCCCGCTCGGCGGCGACCGCATCGCCGTCGAGGCCGAGGTGCGGGGCGGCGCCCGGCTCACCGTGGACTCGGCCGCCGCCACCATCGCCCTGCCCGGGCGGACCGGTGAGCCCGCGCACTACGACGTGCGTCTGGGCGTCGGCCCCGGCGGCGAGCTGCACTGGCTGCCCGAGCAGCTCATCTCGGCGCGCGGCAGCGATCTGCGCATGCGCACCCACGTGGAGCTCGCGGCGGACGCGCGGCTCGTTCTGCGCGAGGAGCAGATCCTCGGGCGCCACGGCGAGGAGCCCGGTACGCTCGCCACCCGGCTCACCGTGCACCGCGCGGGCCGCCCGCTCCTCGACCAGGCGCTGGCGTACGGTCCCGGCGCACCCGGTGGCTGGAACGGTTCGGCGGTCCTGGGCGGACACCGGGCGGTGGGGCAACTCCTCGTCGTAGACCCGGAGTTGGCCGAGAAACCCGTGCGGGCGCGGATGCTCGGCGAGAGCGCGGTGCTGACACCGCTGGCAGGGCCCGCTTTCCTGGTGACCGCCCTCGCGCCGGACGCCCGGCTGCTGCGGCGCGTGCTCGACGAAGTCCACACCGCTCAGCGGGACTCAGCGTCCCGCCTATCGGTTCGGTAA
- the ureG gene encoding urease accessory protein UreG — protein sequence MHLDHSHGGPAAISADAHRPDGTRRALRIGLGGPVGSGKTATVAALCQALRERFSLAVVTNDIYTREDAEFLLRNAVLPPERIQAVETGACPHTAIRDDISANLEAVEDLEEAVGPLDLILVESGGDNLTATFSKGLVDAQIFVIDVAGGDDIPRKGGPGVTTADLLVVNKTDLAPYVGSDLARMARDAKEQRAELPVVFQSLRSEDGVDAVAEWVRERLAAWTG from the coding sequence ATGCACCTCGACCACTCCCACGGCGGCCCCGCCGCCATCAGCGCCGACGCCCATCGGCCCGACGGGACCCGGCGGGCCCTGCGCATCGGGCTCGGGGGGCCCGTCGGGTCCGGGAAGACCGCCACCGTGGCCGCGCTCTGCCAGGCCCTGCGGGAGCGGTTCTCGCTCGCCGTCGTCACCAACGACATCTACACCCGTGAGGACGCCGAGTTCCTGCTGCGCAACGCCGTGCTGCCGCCCGAGCGCATCCAGGCCGTGGAGACCGGGGCCTGCCCGCACACCGCCATCAGGGACGACATCTCCGCCAACCTCGAAGCGGTCGAGGACCTGGAGGAGGCGGTCGGGCCGCTCGATCTGATCCTCGTCGAGTCCGGTGGCGACAACCTCACCGCCACCTTCTCCAAGGGCCTGGTCGACGCCCAGATCTTCGTCATCGATGTGGCGGGCGGCGACGACATCCCTCGCAAGGGCGGGCCCGGAGTGACCACGGCCGACCTGCTCGTCGTCAACAAGACCGACCTCGCCCCGTACGTCGGCTCGGACCTGGCGCGGATGGCCCGCGACGCCAAGGAGCAGCGGGCCGAACTGCCCGTCGTCTTCCAGTCGTTGAGGTCCGAGGACGGCGTGGACGCGGTCGCCGAGTGGGTGCGGGAGCGGCTCGCCGCATGGACGGGCTGA
- a CDS encoding urease accessory protein UreF, whose product MTRAALLVLADGRFPAGGHAHSGGVEPAVKAGRVHDAASLAEFCRGRLHTAGLVSASLAAAAVLGLDPLALDEAADARTPSPALRATARKLGRQMMRAARAAWPSEELAALAAARPRGAHQPVVLGLAARAGGLSAPDAAHCVVYETVSGPATAAVRLLSLDPFDATGVLARLGPELDSVAAAAARAAGVASAEGLDALPAASAPLLDVMAEAHAAWPVRLFAS is encoded by the coding sequence ATGACCCGAGCTGCCCTGCTCGTCCTCGCCGACGGCCGGTTCCCGGCCGGCGGCCACGCCCACTCGGGCGGCGTCGAACCGGCCGTCAAGGCGGGCCGGGTCCATGACGCGGCCTCCCTGGCGGAGTTCTGCCGGGGGCGGCTGCACACGGCGGGCCTGGTGTCGGCCTCGCTCGCCGCGGCGGCCGTCCTCGGTCTCGACCCGCTCGCGCTCGACGAGGCCGCCGACGCGCGCACCCCGTCCCCGGCGCTGCGGGCCACCGCGCGCAAGCTGGGCCGTCAGATGATGCGGGCGGCGCGGGCCGCCTGGCCGAGTGAGGAGCTGGCCGCGCTGGCGGCGGCCCGGCCGCGCGGGGCGCACCAGCCGGTCGTGCTGGGGCTCGCGGCGCGCGCGGGCGGGCTGTCCGCGCCGGACGCGGCGCACTGCGTCGTGTACGAGACGGTCAGCGGGCCCGCGACGGCGGCGGTCCGGCTGCTCAGCCTCGATCCGTTCGACGCGACGGGCGTGCTGGCACGCCTGGGGCCGGAACTGGACTCGGTGGCCGCGGCGGCGGCGCGGGCCGCCGGCGTCGCCTCGGCCGAGGGGCTCGACGCGCTGCCCGCCGCGTCGGCGCCGTTGCTCGACGTCATGGCCGAAGCGCACGCGGCGTGGCCGGTGCGGCTGTTCGCCTCGTAG
- a CDS encoding urease subunit alpha: MAELHRAVYADLFGPTTGDRIRLADTDLLVEIEEDRCGGPGRAGDEAVFGGGKVIRESMGQARTTRAEGAPDTVITGVVVLDHWGIVKADLGIRDGRIAALGKAGNPDTMDGVHPDLVIGPETEIIAGNGKILTAGAVDTHVHFISPTLVDQALSSGITTLVGGGTGPAEGTKATTVTPGPWHLARMFAALENAPVNIGLLGKGNTTSREAMHSQLRGGALGFKIHEDWGATPAVIDACLGVCDETGAQLAIHTDTLNEAGFVGDTLAAIAGRSIHAYHTEGAGGGHAPDIITVVSEPYVLPSSTNPTRPHTVNTIEEHLDMLMVCHHLNPAVPEDLAFAESRIRPSTIAAEDILHDLGAISILSSDSQAMGRIGEVILRTWQTAHVMKVRRGALAGDGRADNHRARRYVAKYTINPAVAQGLDGEIGSVEPGKLADLVLWEPAFFGVKPQLVIKGGQIAYAQMGDANASIPTPQPVLPRPMFGAHGKAPAANSLNFVAQAALDDGLPERLGLDKKFTAIKNTRRVGKADMRENDALPDVRVDPDTFTVTIDGEAVEPAPAAELPMAQRYFLF, translated from the coding sequence ATGGCTGAGCTCCACCGTGCCGTGTACGCCGACCTGTTCGGCCCCACCACCGGCGACCGCATTCGGCTCGCCGACACCGATCTGCTCGTCGAGATCGAGGAGGACCGCTGCGGCGGACCCGGACGCGCGGGCGACGAGGCGGTGTTCGGCGGCGGCAAGGTGATCCGCGAGTCGATGGGTCAGGCCCGCACCACCCGTGCCGAAGGCGCGCCCGACACCGTGATCACCGGAGTCGTCGTCCTCGACCACTGGGGCATCGTCAAGGCGGACCTCGGCATCCGGGACGGCCGGATCGCCGCGCTCGGCAAGGCGGGCAACCCCGACACCATGGACGGCGTCCACCCGGACCTCGTCATCGGCCCCGAGACCGAGATCATCGCGGGCAACGGGAAGATCCTCACGGCGGGCGCGGTGGACACCCATGTCCACTTCATCTCGCCCACCCTCGTCGACCAGGCGCTCTCCTCGGGCATCACCACCCTCGTCGGCGGCGGCACCGGCCCCGCCGAGGGCACCAAGGCCACCACCGTCACCCCCGGCCCCTGGCATCTGGCCCGGATGTTCGCGGCCCTGGAGAACGCGCCCGTCAACATCGGCCTGCTCGGCAAGGGCAACACCACGTCGCGCGAGGCCATGCACTCCCAGCTGCGCGGCGGCGCCCTCGGATTCAAGATCCACGAGGACTGGGGCGCGACCCCGGCCGTCATCGACGCCTGCCTGGGCGTCTGCGACGAGACCGGCGCCCAACTCGCCATCCACACCGACACGTTGAACGAGGCGGGCTTCGTCGGTGACACCCTCGCCGCCATTGCGGGCCGCTCCATCCACGCGTACCACACCGAGGGTGCGGGCGGCGGGCACGCCCCGGACATCATCACCGTGGTCTCCGAGCCGTACGTACTGCCCAGCTCCACCAACCCGACCCGGCCGCACACCGTCAACACCATCGAGGAACACCTCGACATGCTGATGGTCTGTCACCATCTCAACCCGGCCGTGCCGGAGGACCTGGCGTTCGCCGAGTCCCGTATCCGGCCCTCGACCATCGCAGCCGAGGACATCCTGCACGACCTGGGCGCCATTTCGATCCTCTCCTCCGACTCCCAGGCGATGGGCCGGATCGGCGAGGTCATCCTGCGTACCTGGCAGACCGCGCACGTGATGAAGGTGCGCCGGGGAGCGCTCGCGGGCGACGGGCGGGCCGACAACCACCGGGCGCGCCGCTACGTCGCCAAGTACACGATCAACCCGGCGGTCGCCCAGGGCCTCGACGGCGAGATCGGCTCGGTCGAACCGGGCAAGCTCGCGGACCTGGTGCTGTGGGAGCCCGCGTTCTTCGGCGTCAAGCCGCAGCTCGTCATCAAGGGCGGCCAGATCGCGTACGCGCAGATGGGCGACGCCAACGCGTCCATCCCCACGCCCCAGCCGGTGCTGCCCCGTCCGATGTTCGGCGCGCACGGAAAGGCCCCGGCGGCCAATTCGCTCAACTTCGTGGCGCAGGCCGCCCTCGACGACGGGCTGCCCGAACGACTGGGCCTGGACAAGAAGTTCACCGCCATCAAGAACACCCGCCGGGTGGGCAAGGCGGACATGCGCGAGAACGACGCACTGCCGGACGTCAGGGTCGACCCGGACACCTTCACGGTGACCATCGACGGCGAGGCGGTCGAGCCCGCGCCCGCCGCCGAACTGCCCATGGCCCAGCGTTACTTCCTCTTCTGA
- a CDS encoding urease subunit beta: protein MIPGEILFADEPVALNEGRETTTMTVLNAADRPVQVGSHYHFAEANPGLDFDRAAARGLRLNIAAGTAVRFEPGIPVDVELVPLAGRRIVSGLRGETGGPLDG, encoded by the coding sequence ATGATTCCCGGAGAGATCCTGTTCGCGGACGAGCCCGTCGCCCTCAACGAGGGCCGCGAGACCACCACGATGACCGTCCTCAACGCCGCCGACCGGCCCGTCCAGGTCGGCTCGCACTACCACTTCGCCGAGGCCAACCCCGGCCTGGACTTCGACCGCGCCGCCGCCCGCGGGCTGCGGCTGAACATCGCCGCGGGCACCGCCGTGCGCTTCGAGCCGGGCATCCCCGTCGACGTCGAGCTCGTGCCGCTGGCCGGCCGCCGGATCGTCAGCGGGCTGCGCGGCGAGACCGGAGGTCCCCTCGATGGCTGA
- a CDS encoding urease subunit gamma: MQLTPHEQERLLIHVAADVADKRRARGVRLNHPEAVALITSHILEGARDGRTVAELMESGRKVLSRDDVMTGIPEMIHDVQVEATFPDGTKLVTVHEPIV; this comes from the coding sequence GTGCAACTGACGCCGCACGAGCAGGAGAGACTGCTCATCCATGTGGCCGCGGACGTCGCGGACAAGCGCCGCGCCCGCGGGGTGAGACTCAATCACCCCGAAGCCGTCGCGCTCATCACCTCGCACATCCTCGAAGGCGCCCGCGACGGCCGCACCGTCGCCGAACTCATGGAGTCCGGACGCAAGGTGCTCTCCCGCGACGACGTCATGACGGGCATCCCGGAGATGATCCACGACGTACAGGTCGAGGCGACCTTCCCGGACGGCACCAAGCTCGTCACCGTCCACGAGCCCATCGTCTGA
- a CDS encoding type II toxin-antitoxin system Phd/YefM family antitoxin — translation MAYEIPVTQARAELAELINRVVYGGERVVVTRHGKPLVALVSAADLERLESAAEPAEEQVISSVSSVRHGASAPGERRRFGIAAEHRQPPAGD, via the coding sequence ATGGCCTATGAGATTCCGGTGACGCAAGCCCGAGCTGAGCTCGCCGAGCTGATCAACCGCGTGGTGTACGGCGGGGAGCGCGTCGTCGTGACCCGGCACGGCAAGCCCCTCGTCGCCCTGGTGTCCGCCGCTGACCTGGAACGACTCGAAAGCGCGGCGGAGCCGGCCGAGGAGCAGGTGATCAGCTCGGTGTCGTCGGTGCGCCACGGCGCGTCCGCTCCCGGCGAACGGCGCCGGTTCGGCATCGCCGCCGAGCACCGTCAGCCGCCGGCGGGTGACTGA
- a CDS encoding ATP-dependent Clp protease proteolytic subunit, translating into MHGPSARHVLPEFSERTSTGVRTLDPYSKLLEERIIFLGTPVDDTAANDVMAQFMHLEHADPDRDISLYINSPGGSLTAMAAIYDTMRFVTCDVETVCMGQAASAAAVLLAAGAPGKRLALPGARVLIHQPSVAEPIQGQPSDLEIYANELQRGRELLTELLARHTGRSVERISADIERDTILDATAAAEYGLVDHVVTSRKNSAPAQGR; encoded by the coding sequence ATGCACGGCCCGTCCGCCCGCCACGTCCTGCCCGAATTCTCCGAGCGCACCTCGACCGGGGTCCGCACCCTCGATCCGTACTCCAAGCTCCTGGAGGAGCGGATCATCTTCCTCGGCACCCCCGTCGACGACACCGCGGCCAACGACGTAATGGCCCAGTTCATGCACCTGGAGCACGCCGACCCGGACCGCGACATCTCGCTGTACATCAACTCCCCCGGCGGCTCGCTCACCGCGATGGCGGCGATCTACGACACCATGCGGTTCGTCACCTGCGACGTGGAGACGGTGTGCATGGGCCAGGCCGCCTCGGCCGCGGCCGTGCTGCTGGCCGCGGGCGCCCCGGGCAAGCGGCTCGCACTGCCCGGCGCGCGGGTCCTGATCCATCAGCCCTCGGTCGCCGAGCCGATCCAGGGACAGCCGTCCGACCTGGAGATCTACGCCAATGAACTCCAGCGCGGACGCGAGCTGTTGACGGAGCTGCTGGCCCGGCACACCGGGCGGTCCGTCGAGCGGATCAGCGCCGACATCGAGCGGGACACCATCCTCGACGCCACCGCGGCCGCCGAGTACGGGCTGGTCGACCACGTCGTCACCAGCCGCAAGAACTCGGCCCCGGCGCAAGGGAGGTAG
- a CDS encoding C40 family peptidase translates to MTAQNYVPSLLSRVGAVSALTLAAVGGTMLVPGAGSEASAATLATKALNVAASKKGAPYKYGASGPYRFDCSGLTLYSFKQAGKKLPRTTQQQYNSTRHISSSARQRGDLVFFHSGSNVYHVGIYAGNGKIWHSPKTGSVVRLEKIWSKGVWYGRVR, encoded by the coding sequence ATGACTGCGCAGAATTACGTCCCGTCCCTGTTGAGTCGAGTCGGGGCGGTCTCCGCCCTCACGCTCGCCGCCGTCGGCGGCACGATGCTGGTGCCAGGAGCCGGCAGTGAGGCGAGCGCCGCGACACTCGCGACGAAGGCGCTCAACGTCGCCGCGTCGAAGAAGGGCGCGCCTTACAAGTACGGTGCCAGCGGCCCGTACCGGTTCGACTGCTCGGGGCTCACCCTCTACTCGTTCAAGCAGGCGGGCAAGAAGCTGCCCCGCACCACCCAGCAGCAGTACAACAGCACCCGGCACATCTCGTCGTCCGCGCGCCAGCGCGGGGACCTGGTGTTCTTCCACTCCGGCTCGAACGTCTACCACGTGGGGATCTACGCCGGGAACGGCAAGATATGGCACTCCCCCAAGACCGGGTCCGTAGTGCGGCTGGAGAAGATCTGGTCCAAGGGCGTCTGGTACGGGCGCGTGCGCTGA
- a CDS encoding ATP-binding protein: protein MADHQESTVTLPSDPASVSVARRHVVGVLTEWGLPSDADTADTIRLIVSELATNAVQHTFGQSPTFTVELRLERDEQLHIGVTDSHPRWPKRLPAAVQQDNGRGMVIIRWLAAECGGRLSVTPTPEGGKTVWIALPWTVPVQS from the coding sequence ATGGCAGACCACCAAGAATCAACCGTCACTCTGCCGAGCGATCCCGCCTCGGTCTCCGTCGCCCGTAGACACGTCGTCGGCGTACTCACCGAATGGGGTCTTCCGTCGGACGCCGACACCGCCGATACGATCCGCCTGATCGTCTCCGAGCTCGCGACCAACGCCGTGCAGCATACGTTCGGCCAGTCGCCCACGTTCACCGTGGAGCTGCGCCTGGAGCGCGACGAGCAGCTCCACATCGGTGTCACCGACAGCCATCCCCGCTGGCCGAAACGTCTTCCCGCCGCCGTCCAGCAGGACAACGGGCGCGGCATGGTGATCATCCGCTGGCTCGCCGCCGAGTGCGGGGGGCGGCTGTCGGTCACCCCGACGCCGGAGGGCGGCAAGACCGTCTGGATCGCGCTGCCGTGGACGGTACCGGTCCAGAGCTGA
- a CDS encoding helix-turn-helix domain-containing protein — protein sequence MWHGPAVRRRKLGEELRRLRCAAALTSGEVAGQLGWHQSKVSRIETGRSGVKPADVARLLEVYGVADPELRALLEALAGAADGRGGQWWQAYRGLLPPQYRDFISLESQASAARTLETSVVPGLLQTPEYARAVTRAALGWPDAARVDSLVEVRLARQEVLRADPPLELSAVVDEAALHREVGGAPAMRRQLRHLLEAAQLPQVRLRVVPFSSGGHIGLTGPFIIFSFPNISDLDVVVIDHLTSSLYLERREDLEAYSAAFHMAEAQALSFKESLNLIAGMADGV from the coding sequence ATGTGGCACGGGCCCGCGGTACGCCGCCGCAAACTCGGCGAGGAACTGCGCCGGCTGCGCTGCGCGGCGGCCCTCACGAGCGGCGAGGTCGCCGGGCAGCTGGGCTGGCACCAGTCCAAGGTGAGCCGGATCGAGACCGGCCGCAGCGGGGTGAAGCCCGCCGACGTGGCCCGGCTCCTTGAGGTGTACGGGGTGGCCGACCCCGAACTGCGGGCGCTGCTCGAAGCGCTGGCGGGGGCGGCGGACGGGCGCGGTGGCCAGTGGTGGCAGGCCTACCGCGGGCTGCTGCCGCCGCAGTACCGGGACTTCATCAGCCTGGAGTCACAGGCGTCGGCGGCGCGCACCCTGGAGACGTCCGTGGTGCCGGGGCTGCTCCAGACGCCCGAGTACGCCCGCGCGGTGACCCGGGCGGCCCTGGGCTGGCCGGACGCGGCGCGGGTGGACTCCCTGGTGGAGGTGCGCCTGGCGCGCCAGGAGGTGCTGCGGGCCGATCCCCCGCTGGAGCTGAGCGCGGTGGTCGACGAGGCGGCACTGCACCGCGAGGTGGGCGGGGCGCCCGCGATGCGGCGACAGTTGCGCCATCTCCTGGAGGCGGCTCAGCTGCCGCAAGTCCGGTTGCGGGTGGTGCCTTTCAGCAGCGGTGGCCATATCGGGCTCACCGGGCCTTTCATTATCTTCTCCTTTCCGAACATTTCCGATCTGGACGTTGTGGTTATCGACCACTTGACGAGTAGCCTCTATCTCGAACGGAGAGAAGACCTTGAGGCGTACAGCGCCGCGTTCCACATGGCCGAGGCGCAGGCCCTCTCGTTCAAGGAATCATTGAATCTCATCGCCGGGATGGCTGACGGCGTGTAA
- a CDS encoding DUF397 domain-containing protein, whose protein sequence is MPAPLAHVPSSTSLNGAQWRRSSRSTGMNNCVEAAFLDAGLLAVRDSKRTAGPALLFGARAWHSFLSGLPVELNEAPDSRS, encoded by the coding sequence ATGCCCGCACCCCTCGCGCATGTACCTTCCAGCACTTCTCTGAACGGTGCGCAGTGGCGGCGCAGCAGCCGTAGTACAGGAATGAACAATTGCGTCGAGGCCGCATTCCTCGACGCCGGACTGCTCGCCGTCCGTGATTCCAAGCGGACCGCCGGACCCGCGCTGCTCTTCGGAGCGCGGGCCTGGCACAGCTTCCTTTCCGGCCTGCCGGTCGAGCTCAACGAGGCGCCCGACAGCAGGAGTTGA
- a CDS encoding 8-amino-7-oxononanoate synthase, translating into MPRAPFDWIDGATERRERAGLVRVLRPRAADQDLLDLASNDYLGLTRHPAVTRGAADAALRWGAGSTGSRLVTGTTALHTELEDALARFCGFEAALVFSSGYAANLAALTALGERDALIVSDAGNHASIVDGCRLSRAETEVVPHADPEAVRKALDAHGGPALVVSDSVFSVDGDAAPLPGLAAACREFGAALVVDDAHGLGVLGEGGRGGLHAAGLAGADDVVATLTLSKSLGSQGGAVLGPARVIRHLVNAARTFIFDTGLAPAAVGGALAALRLLEAEPERAGRARAVAAELYERLTAAGLEAARPDAAVVSVRAPSPERAVAWAADCRGAGLAVGCFRPPSVPDGISRLRLTARADLSESQIQWAVDTILRTGPTA; encoded by the coding sequence ATGCCCCGAGCGCCATTCGACTGGATCGACGGAGCGACCGAGCGGCGCGAGCGCGCCGGTCTCGTACGGGTGCTGCGGCCGCGCGCCGCCGACCAGGACCTCCTGGATCTGGCGAGCAACGACTACCTGGGGCTCACCCGGCACCCGGCGGTCACCCGGGGCGCCGCCGACGCGGCGCTGCGCTGGGGCGCCGGATCCACTGGATCGCGCCTGGTCACCGGCACCACCGCGCTCCACACCGAGCTGGAGGACGCGCTCGCCCGGTTCTGCGGGTTCGAGGCGGCGCTCGTGTTCTCCTCCGGGTACGCGGCCAACCTCGCCGCGCTGACCGCCCTCGGCGAGCGGGACGCGCTGATCGTCTCCGACGCGGGCAACCACGCCTCGATCGTCGACGGCTGCCGGCTGTCGCGCGCGGAGACCGAGGTGGTCCCGCACGCCGACCCCGAGGCCGTACGCAAGGCCCTGGACGCCCACGGCGGGCCCGCGCTCGTGGTGAGCGACTCGGTCTTCTCGGTGGACGGCGACGCCGCACCGCTGCCCGGACTCGCCGCCGCCTGCCGGGAGTTCGGCGCGGCGCTCGTGGTGGACGACGCCCACGGCCTGGGAGTCCTGGGCGAGGGCGGGCGGGGCGGGCTGCACGCCGCCGGGCTGGCGGGCGCGGACGACGTGGTGGCCACCCTCACCCTGTCGAAGTCGCTCGGCAGTCAGGGCGGCGCGGTCCTGGGCCCCGCCCGGGTCATCCGGCACCTGGTCAACGCCGCCCGTACGTTCATCTTCGACACCGGGCTCGCACCCGCGGCGGTGGGCGGCGCGCTCGCGGCGCTGCGGCTCCTGGAGGCCGAGCCGGAGCGGGCGGGGCGGGCCCGGGCCGTGGCCGCCGAACTGTACGAACGGCTGACGGCGGCGGGCCTGGAGGCGGCGCGCCCGGACGCGGCCGTGGTCTCGGTGCGGGCGCCGTCGCCGGAGCGGGCGGTGGCCTGGGCGGCCGACTGCCGGGGCGCGGGTCTGGCGGTGGGGTGCTTCCGGCCGCCGTCGGTGCCGGACGGCATCTCCCGGCTGCGGCTGACCGCCCGGGCCGATCTGAGCGAGTCTCAGATCCAGTGGGCGGTGGACACGATCCTGCGGACCGGGCCCACCGCCTAG